Proteins encoded within one genomic window of Vicinamibacteria bacterium:
- a CDS encoding Mth938-like domain-containing protein, translating into MTRLAWGRMDVRGVASGKDFKLYPGGGREWDWRETGTAHSPGIQPADVEELLEHGVDVVVLSRGMLRRLKVCPETLLLLEERGVRVHVDETRKAVERYNELASSGNAVGGLFHSTC; encoded by the coding sequence ATCACTCGTCTCGCCTGGGGGCGCATGGACGTGCGAGGGGTCGCAAGCGGCAAAGACTTCAAGCTCTACCCCGGCGGAGGCAGGGAGTGGGACTGGCGCGAAACCGGCACCGCGCACTCCCCGGGAATTCAACCGGCGGACGTCGAAGAGCTTCTCGAGCACGGAGTCGACGTCGTCGTTCTGTCCCGCGGCATGCTGAGGCGTCTGAAGGTATGTCCGGAGACGCTCCTGCTCCTCGAAGAGAGGGGTGTTCGAGTTCATGTCGACGAGACCCGAAAGGCGGTCGAGCGCTACAACGAGCTCGCTTCGAGCGGCAATGCCGTCGGCGGGCTCTTCCATTCCACCTGCTGA